The Phyllopteryx taeniolatus isolate TA_2022b chromosome 2, UOR_Ptae_1.2, whole genome shotgun sequence nucleotide sequence CTATCGTGGCCACATTGCAATTGATAGATTCTTAATTCATCCACAAAGgaagttcacaaaaaaaattaaaagaggtGAACACTGATGGAGGTGTGACATTTTCTGCAGTGTGTTTTGATGATGTCCTAAAGACAAAGATTCTGGTTGCTCATCCAACTTTCAGTGTGTGTTAAGTAGTTTCTCCACATCCAGCAATACATTGATAGAAGCCTGTATTTTTAGCCTTTGACTGTATCCAAGTGAGTAAAAAGGAAGTTCCACTAATTCCACCTCCTTGGTCATGATAAACCTGAATCCAGAATTCAGTGTGACACTGGGACAAAGCTTTGAGGATCAGTGGATCTTCCCAACTATGTCTTTGTTTTGACTGGCATCTGTCTCATGAGGAAAGAAATATGTGGTTTATAGAAATGTACAGCTTAAGCCCTCTAATAAAGTCGTCCAAAATGGAGCCTCGTGTTCGTTTCTTTGGAAAAATTACATTCGGCTGAAAGGTTGCTTTATTGTAGGTGCAATGAAACAAGcacttcatttattttcaacttTGGCTCCCCAGCATCTGAATTAAGACCATTGGAAGAGAGAAGGCACAGGATTACATCCAAAAATAAACAGCCTCGTTGGAGCAAATTAATGATATGTGCTTAATATGCTGTACTGCAAAAAAATAGTCTGGTGGAAAGAAAAGGAGACGATCACGTTTGATTCGAAAAACAGATTGTGTATACATTAAAAGTAAGTAGTAATGTAACTATTAAAGAGTGGGGTAAGGTTGGACCGGCATTAGTCATATTTGGAGTGAAAGAAAACCCATCTGTTGGGTTATGGCAAAACAAGCTTGGAGGTTGAAGCCATCTGCTGATGAGTTGACTTTCCAAAATCTCCATATAGCCTACTTGAAAGATGAttcactttaaaatgttttcagagACTGTCTTCTAAAATTGTTCAATAAAACCAGAGTTCATAAATAGTTGCACTGGCGAGAGTAAAGCTGGAACTCCTCCAACTGTCATAAATGTAATTCACATGCCATGCAGAGATTAAAGTGTCACCACTTGACGGTCACAGGGTTCACAGCGTGGCGTCATCCTAGTTGACGGCGTTTCGGAGTATTCGGAGGCGAGACATGACTTCGTCCCAGTCCAGGTAGGCGCCCTCGAGGTGTCGCACTCTGTCCGGCCTACTGATGTAGCTTTTTCGGCCGTGCAGCAGGCGCCAGTTGTCGAATGTCACCACGTCGCCTGCAATGCAAGCACAACCAGTGGTGACTTTTTCAGTAACGATGTCATGCGCTCATTTAAAATATTGCCTTGGTGCCATCTAAGGACCAAGGAAATATAATGAAGTGTTTGgatgagtgtttttttgttctgtacTCTCATTGAAAATGAGAAATTGGGCTGGAAAAATTGGTGTGTTCTAAAACGTTTGACAAGTCGTGTATTGGtactatatacagtgtatatatttttttcctgctaCCATCAATAATAGTGATATTCTGTTGatacacagtatatattgtTATGACATTTACAGGTAACGAACAGAACACAATAAGTAACAGCAGCAGCGTAACAATATGGCAGCACACAGCAAACTCCATTATGATCATACTTactggttttcatttgattattttagttttatgccctacaatatttactgtaattataattTTACTACGGAagtgcaaaaaacaacagcaaataactaaacacaataacaaactttttttaaaaaacaacagcaaataactcatcacaatgacaaataacaaaacacaacagcaaatgaaaaaaactaaatgaaattaAGCTACTGGAAAAGGTAGGTACTGATGGGGGTGATAAGACTCATTGCTGGTTGAACAAGAGGGACGACTTGATTGGACGACGCCGTCTGTGCAGCCCAACCTCTTAAATGTGTTGTCAGAATGTCGTGATTAGTCCTGAACATATCTATCCAGTATCAACTCATATGGATGTATAACGGGAGCAAGCTAGGCTTTgcagatgtacaaccccaattccaatgaagttgggacattgtgataaacataaataaaaacagaatacaatgatttgcaaatcatgttcaacctatatttaattgaatacactacaaagacaagctatttaatgttcaaactgataaattattattgttgattcttgtttttagcaaataatcattaacttagaattttatggctgcaacacgttccaaaaaagctgggacagggtattgtttaccactgtgttacatcaccttttcttttaacattcaataaacgtttgggaactgaggacactaattgttgaagctttgtaggtggaattctttcccattcttgcttgatgtacaacttccgctgttcaacagtccggggtctccgttgtcgtattttacgcttcataatgcgccacacattttcaatgggagacagaggccagtctagtacccgcactcttttactacgaagccacgctgttgtaacacgtgcagaatgtggctttggcattgtgttgctgaaataagcaggggcgtccatgaaaaagacgttgcttggatggcagcatatggttctccaaaacctgtatgtacctttcagcattaatggtgccttcacagatgtttaagttacccatgccattggcactaacacagccccataccatcacagatgctggcttttgaactttgcgtccatcacagtccggatgattcttttcctctggcccggaggacacgacgtccacaatttgaaatgtggactcgtcggaccacagaacacttccactttgcatcagtccatcttagatgagctcgggcgcagagaagccggcggcatttctgggtgttgttgataaatggcttttgctttacatagtagagtttcaagttgcacttacggatgtagcgctgaactgtatttactgacattggttttctgaagtgttcctgagcccatgtggtgatatcctttacacattgatttttgatgcagtgccgcctgagggattgaaggtcacaggcattcaatgttggtttttggccttgccgcttacatgcagtgatttctccagattctctgaaccttttgatgatgatgaaatccctaaattccttgcaattgtacgttgaggaacattgtccttaagctgttcgactattttcccacgcacttgttcacaaagaggtgaacctcgccccatctttgcttgtgaatgactgagcaattcagggaagctccttttctacccaatcatagcacccacctgttcccaattagcctgttcacctgtgggatgttccaaacaggtgtttgatgagcattcctcaactttctcagtcttttttgccacctgtcccagcttttttggaacgtgttgcagccataaaattctaagttaatgattatttgctaaaaacaataaagtgtatcagtttgaacattaaatatcttgtctttgtagtgtattcaattaaatataggttgaacctgATTCACAAatcgttgtgttaaacataaatgaaaagagaatacaatctgtttttatttatgtttaacacaacctcccaacttcattggaactggggttgtatGTTAAGAAACCAATCAACATTATTCACTGGAAAACATGgcttttctcagtttttgtactCGTTCTAGAATactctaagatgccacaagatgtcgCCAAAGCCTTGTCTAGATAGAAAGTTaagtatgttgaagtgttaCATTTTGTCAAGTTTGGAGTCTTCTATACAAATACACTTCAggtgcattattattatattttttaaacatctgtaagacatttatttttaagggtagaGTAATGTAAAACAAGTTAGAAATTATACTGTTTTAGGGTCATAGCTTGACATATTTTCAGTTTAATAAAACATGTTAGGGGCCGGgcgcatcatccatccattttctgagccgcttctcctcactagggtcgcgggcgtgctggagcgtatcccagctatcatcgggcaggaggcggggtacaccctgaactggttgccagccaatcgcagggcacatagaaacaaacaaccattcgcactcacagtcacgcctacgggcaatttagagtctccaattaatgcatgtttttgggatgtgggaggaaaccggagtgcccggagaaaacccacgcaggcaaggggagaacatgcaaactccacacaggcggggccggggattgaacccgggtcctcagaactgtgaggctgacgctctaaccagtcgcacaccgtgccgccccgggcgcatcaattattcatattttcttaCTACAGGAATTTGCGGTAGGGCTCTGGGTTTCTAATAGAACCAAAATGCAATGTCCTCTGAAGCAGAGTTGGGAGAAGACAATTCATGCTGACCTGGCTCCATCTTGTAGGTGACCACATTCTCTGTTCGCTTCATGATGTTCACGTAGGCCTTGAGCGCTCTGTAGAAGGGCTGAACCTGATGAAGCGGAAGGTCCAGCACCGAATCCCTAGTGGCGTTGTTGTAGTTTATCCTCACAACCTGACCCTGCTCATTCAGGCTGATCACAGACACCGACAAGGACAAAATACCAAATAAGAGATGACTTTTGACTATGACAACAAGAAATACTAAAATATAGTTagaaaaataacttattttaacTACATGATATTACAGACAGCTTCCATTaagatgcagtacagttctacaccactcaAAAGCTACGGCCTAAGAAGAAACAAATTATGTGAAATGATGAGCAATTATTTTGATGAATGCAGAACCTTAGATTATGTTTTTGGATTTGATATCATGAGCTTGTCACGTTGTACCTAATAAAATGGGAACACTCATAATGTTGGGCAGCAGATGGCAGTGTTTCTCTTTCTAATCTGCTCAAACACATTAATGAAGTCTAGCACGGGCATTGTctctctgtgtgcgtgtgtgagggaGTCtgttttgacacacacacacaaatactcaCTCGATGATGCTCTTCTTGGACTGCAGCATGAAGTCGCAGTAGTCCGTACCCGTGTCGGTGAAGTCCACCACGAGCGAGGCGAGCGTGCGGAAGGCCTCAGGGTCTTCTGCGCGCAGCTGCTCAGCCGCGTGGAAGCCGTCAACCACCTCGCTGTCTCCGCCCTCTTCTGCCTGGCCGATGCAGTGAAGGAACTGCACCTACGCTCAACGCGCAAAGATGATGTCTACGCATTACGGACACAAATCGTTGCGGAACATTCACTACAAAGGCGTGCCCCAAATTGAAACCCGTCACTTTGGATGTACTCACTCCAGGTGCAAAGTGTAATGCCGGGTAGTCTGTGTGGAGGCTGAGATTTCCTGAGGTATAGGCCACATTGTTTGCCATGTACTTGTCTACAACCTGCCATGTATGCCTGAGGACAGCAATGACATGAACGAGCGCGATCAGTACAGGTGATGCCAGAGGTCTGCGGACtcaatgcaacacagatgtgaaacaGTTCTCAGAAACAGTGCTTCTACAACCAAATATTATCCACCCGTTCTCTGTACCAtgcatcctcattagggttgcaggtgtgctggaggctatccctgctgacttcgggccagaggtggggtacaccctggactggtcaccaaccaatcgtAAACACAGAcggacaaataaccattcacactcacaccaatggacaatttagcttcaattaacttaacatgcatgtttttgtaatgggGGAGGAGGTATCTGACGAAAACCAACGCTAGCATGGAGAGAACAATCAAACTGAAAACATGTAGACGCCACTCGGGCCTGACCGATTAATCAGTCAATATTAGCCCTTTTGAAATTGGCAAAataggcagattttttttgcagattcattttttctttttttacacattacacCGTGACAAAGATGAcgacattcaaacaaatattgaaCACACAACAAATCTGCCATTTTTTCTCTGTTATAaagtcatacacacacacacacacgaaaggacaaagtattggaAAACTGTTGCATGTTCTGCCTGCAactctttattgttgtaagcttTGAGAACCAAAAAAGAagctattttattcattatatatatttttaattaatcggCTGATTAATCAGTTATCAGTTATTAATTTTAGACTGCTCGATATCGGAATCGGCATCAGCCTAGAGAAATCCATATCGCTCCGACAGGAgtcaagattcaaaccccaaacctcagaactgtgaggcagacacgcgAACCATTCGGTCACTGTGTTGCCCAAACCCAATATTAGTTTTTGTACAGactaatattttttctttactttcagTACAGCTATATTATTTTTTGCCCGTTATTATTTTCAAGATTATCAGcgttacactttttttctaaacacaCTGCTACAGTAGTCCCACATCTTTTATACTCTAAAATTTACTCTACGGTGCTCTTTATACACATTGTATATGCAAACCCTGCGGTGTACTGCGCCACTCTCTTACATTCGCCAGCAGTGACTGTTTGGTGAGCTGTGTTCTCTCCCAAGTACTGCACAGCAAAGCAAGCCTTTTACATACCATTTCATCAAAACAATGCATGCTAGGCTTTAAATGCTGCGATATAGCCATGAATGAAAATAGATGTCTTTCAATTAGAAATCCACAAGCCACAAAGTCTAAACCACAAAACACTGTGGCAGGGGTCAACTGTGTGTAAGAAGTGTATGTCACATTGTGGGCGATTCTTTCTTCCATACAGTCGAGTATGTGGAAAACGGCCAGTTCATACAGTAATCTCTCGTTTTTATCACCGAAGTTGCTTCCATTCCAGACCACCCCCGCGACAGACAAAATCTGCCAACCAGCGACCATATAtttcttttattcttttattcagGGCTGCAGAGcgttttaattgaaaaatgtatttactttttaattaacatttaaattgttttagttCCTTGTTAACGTTCATcttattcattgttttattattatttattgtatttttatgctATTTTATAGTTTTAGGTCTGTTATTTATCTTTTAAATCATTCTAGTGTTTTTTTGTGCCTGGGGttaaaaatacatgtatatgttttttgtgtatgtgttatGATGATTATCTTTCAGTGTTTCCTCAAAGGGAGCCCTCTGCACTGTGAGCTGCAGTGGACCGTGGCTATGGTCCTGCCTAATGGGGTCCTCAGTCGCCATCTGTGGCTCCTCCTACACCACTACACCGGGGTTGCATCCCGGTGTCCTGTGGCCGCGGTCCCTGAGATGGTATTTCCTCACTTGGATTCTCTGTGTCCACCCTTAGGTcattaaattcaaatttttaacctgcgtatgtgtgtgcatgcgtgtgtgtctatgtggaTGAGGGGCCTCCGGGGATTGATTTGAACTATCTAAAGCACTTTCAGTTGCATTTCACTGTATGAAAAGTGCCATAAAAAGGTTGACCACAATGGGAAGTACCGGGGGAAACAACCATGTTTTTGTCTGTAAAACGTTCCCATGATTCTAGCAAATTGTATTACAAATACAGCTTCTGGGGTATAGACTGCTCATTAAGATGTGTTGAGAAGAAGAGCTGAGTGCTAATGAGGTAACGTTAGCTCCCATGTTCTGATGATGAGAAACAGACAGCTCTTTACTTCCAACTCTGTGAGCTCATCCTCTGGCAGTGGAAAGGCGCTGTGCTCCAAACCTCTGTTCTGACTGAGTGCACCAGGTAATTCCTCTGGTTTAAAACAGCTGCAATGATTTTGGCTTGTTTTTCCCCATCTATGTCTTTGCGTAATAAACCAAAGCGATGAACTCCAGCAAGATAAAAGGACAGGGGGATTTGCTTTTAGCTTTTCAAGAGGACTCAAATAATTTTAGGCATTGTAAAGAAAACATAGCCATTGTTTTTGGATTCCTTAGAAAAGAGAGAAACACAAATATCTAGTTTGATTTAATAACAGTCCCTTGCTCAGCTCCAGTTAGATCATACTTATGTGTAAAACTCACCATGTAAGCATTTAGTGAGGCCACAGCTTATTTAACAGTGGCTTGGCTGCTTGACTTACCCATAGAATGTCAGTCTAAGATAACCGATCCGCTCGGCGAGCCTGGCCACGTGGCCTTGCTCTGCCGGAGCCCCCTTCAGGTAAACGATGCCAACACGCCTCAGTGCCACTAGCCATGCCAGCGCGGCCTTGTCATCAAGGAGGACGTCCACGTAGTTGGCTGTGGGAATACGCAGTTTTCTATCCCAATAGTAGCGCTCTGAAATGAGAAAACAACATAAAAGAAATGTTAGAATCAAAATAGTGCTTATTGACATTATTCTGTgcgtaaaaaaaactaacaaattgGAATTTGTCTCAGTATGTGGgaacaaaaactaaatactAACTCAATTAACATAAGGTAATAAAGGTAAATAAGgaacaagacaaaaacaattataatagaACCATTATCcaaccatctatccattttcattgcagcttgtcctcataagggtcaCAGGCAAGCTGCAACCTACAACAgcagactttgggcaagaggcagggtacatcttggactggctgccagccaatcacagggaacacaCGACAAttaaccattcgtactcacgttcacacctatatacaatttagagtattcacaAATCaaacatcttgttttttttgtaatggaggaaaaagctggagtacccagaaaaaaacacacaagcatggggagaagatACTAACTTCCACACAGAACGTCTGGAGCCGAAAGTCAAACACTGAACCTAACAACTatgagacagacgtgctaaacaaaagaaattctaacaaaagaaaacaacaaaacgcAATATGGGCATTATTTTCTAAAGATTGGCACATGCAAAAATGGATGCAAACTTGATCACGTGTGAACATATttaaaattacaacaacaaaaattatcgTGACATATCTAGTCAGCAAAACAATTCGGAGCGTCTGAATGATCCAAGGGCTGACTTGAGGCACATGAGTCACGCCATACCTTCCATGACAGAATTATCGGTAtcgataaatattttttttttaacgtgaatAATCTTtgactaacacttccaattccatcacttcaaaattaattttacacttgtggTACCTtcccaaatgttccatggtgaAATCCATCAGAGCTACCAGAAGCATAAGACCCTCTTTTAAATAGAGTGTGGGCAATCTGTTAGAGTGAAtgaacatgcaatttagtgAAACACTTTTGATCACAATCTTAGTAGATCACATGCAACACGCCCACCAATATACCTTGCGAAATCTATTAGAATGAACACGCAATTGAACACACACTTTTTCGTGAAATCAGGTCCGAAGCGCATTAAACCTCACACGTGTAATGTACAAATGGTAGTGCAAAGAGTGTTTTAGCTTTTTAGGCTTTGTCTCACTGGACAAAATATCACAGTGTGCGCTATATTGGGTGCAAGCTCCTTAAGTATTGGACTGgtctcacaaaaaaacaaatattactgctgacagatgaaaacaaaaatgcaagcaATTTCTTTCTGCATCTCACTGGAGAGAGGCTGGTTGTTCGAGTCCTGCTGCATACCAAATTATGGAAATTGGGAAAAGTGAATCCCCCTCGGTCTAATATCTCTTCATGTACTAAATATATGCACAGCGTGTGTATGTTTCTGACCTACAGTACAAATTTTTCTACAAACTGACATTTTGTGAGCAAAATCGTTTTATCTTCACAGTTGGTATACAACAATTTACAATACGTGCCTCTATCGGGAAATGCAATCACACATCCCTCCGGAGGTAAAACAGGGACACGTTCTGCTGCAAATCGATACTGATACAATATACTGGGACATGCTCTAGTTTTAGGGTTTCATTGCAATGATTAATTACAGTGAGCATAGGTTTTCAACACTACAGTAGTCTTCATGGGTTTTAATCACAAAAGATTATTTGAATCAGATAACCATAGTTATTTTAGAGACTTGATGAGCTACTATATATGCAGGGCTGCCAAAGATGGCTAGTGTCCCCGAGATGGGTCAGCTACACGGTTCTAGTATTTTAGAACACGTCTGAGTTTATTATTCTAAAGCCACTGAGGAAACTGCTTCGTCTTCCTTTTCCTAGACCCGACAGCAAGCAAACATTGTCGGTCTCCTTAAGTTCAGTGGTGTATCACAGGAGTTCACCAAGAGTGTCAGAGTTCTCAATCTTCACCACTGAAGTCCCTCGAGTCCGCTTCCCCTTGTACATCATTCCCATCAATGGGCTCAGGCATGTATAAGCTATTTTCTCCCAATTGGTCTTGGACAACTCCTCCCAAAGTTCAGAAAGAAGGAACTTTTTTCCCCAACGCTTCAAACACTTTTTTGTTAAAAGATGCAGGGGCAGTGCCTTTTCCAAGCAACCTCCAATCGGCAACCATCTGTATTAAGCTGAACTGTCATGTTctgtctgggtttttttttttttttttctatcactgGCTCttaccagtgtttttttttcttgtttctctgAAGCGGCGCGGTGAGCTTGGTGAAGCGAACGAGGAGGCGTTCACCTGGGAGCTATTGGTAATCAGCACCCAGTCTCAAGCTGAAGACCACACCAGGAAGACACCAGATTGTTCTGTTACGATATGTGATAGGTCGGACGCAAAAGCAGGAACTTAGCGTTCCTGGAACaaaccatttttatttcaaaaatcaAAAGTAACATAACAGTTTAACACAAAGTgcaaaaaaacaggaacaaataGTCTGACCAAAAAggtatgaaaaaaaacccactgtaAACTATGGTGTAAGGCGAAAGCAAACAAAAGTACCACAACAAAAGGGGATGATAAGGGAGACACGTGGCTTACAGGGAATAGAAGGCGCAAAGATAGTTCCCAGGGAGATGCCAAATTTTACCGCAATAGTGACAAAAAACAAGACTATCCAACAGGtagttgtacaaaaaaaatagtactCAAGCAAGACATCAATAGGCTCCAAGCAAAGGAAGAAGAGCAATGATCTGGCATCTTCCTGGTGTGGTTGCAAAACATACAACTCTGATCTGATTATCAATAGCGCCTGGGTGCACGCCTCCATGCTCACTCAACCCAGGTCACATCGCTAGAACTCACACAGAACAAGACAGGAACACTGTCAAGAAATGTCAAGGTGCGTCACAATAAGACTAGAAAAGAGCTATACGATATAGATACACATCTCGCTTTATATGCAACGCATCAAGAGCAATGACAATGTTCGCAGAACACTCcacattaacattttaaaggCTGCATTTTTCTGCTCTGAAGATAATTTGACAGAAACCCATTAATGTGATTAATGCATTTCATTGATAAATGTAATACAAAGTTGATACAGCTTGAACAATTTCAAGCCATattataaaatgcattttcttattttacCGTATTGTGCTGCGGTAATGAGGCCTGGGTCTAAAAATCCACCCCGGAGTAGTGCTGATGGAATGGATAAGAAGCATCCTTGTTTGGAGCTGAGATGAGCATCAGAGCGTGCCCAATCTCTTAAACATGCATCACTACCTTGAGAGCACATTATCCTCCAAGAGTGAACTCTTAGATGTATAAGTGTTGCCTGGTGAACAATAGCCAATATACATTtggacaaaccttttttttttttttcaaataaaccaCTAACAATGGctgcctatatatatattaaatacagaagCATAATCTTATATTAATGGGGCTTCTCATTGCAACCCATGTCAATTCATAGCTTGCTACTGAAAGCGAATGAATATGACAGGCACACTGAGAAATATCAACAAGCTTCTTTCAGCCAGACAAATGGAAAAATTCCTCCCACAGCTATACACCCATCTGGTTACACTTCTTTTTCCACAGAGCCAGTCTCCAGCAACTTCCATATAACAGCTGCAAAGTGTATTTCTGGTAAGAGGAGGATTTAAGTGCCTAGATTTTGTACCTGGCTGACGTTTGCAGCTCCTTCACACATCTCTTTTCGTACCAATTTCTTCAAAGCCTTTCAAATGCCTGTATCGCAA carries:
- the bbox1 gene encoding gamma-butyrobetaine dioxygenase — protein: MLSTLARFARPALQRCTSSLACQTVMLSRRPDRFSHPLPAYQTFVQLRKQQTLGSASLSVANQSVRHARALDEERLVEVEWEDGGQSLYPFTWLRDNCQCSLCTLQSAQARKLLMSDLDIHTGINIVEVTNNGKLSIVWPDQHTSVFDAEWLKKRSFSHEARQAMQEELFLNERYYWDRKLRIPTANYVDVLLDDKAALAWLVALRRVGIVYLKGAPAEQGHVARLAERIGYLRLTFYGHTWQVVDKYMANNVAYTSGNLSLHTDYPALHFAPGVQFLHCIGQAEEGGDSEVVDGFHAAEQLRAEDPEAFRTLASLVVDFTDTGTDYCDFMLQSKKSIIDLNEQGQVVRINYNNATRDSVLDLPLHQVQPFYRALKAYVNIMKRTENVVTYKMEPGDVVTFDNWRLLHGRKSYISRPDRVRHLEGAYLDWDEVMSRLRILRNAVN